The Sorex araneus isolate mSorAra2 chromosome 5, mSorAra2.pri, whole genome shotgun sequence genome has a segment encoding these proteins:
- the PPP2R2C gene encoding protein phosphatase 2, regulatory subunit B, gamma isoform X1 gives MGEDTDTRKINHSFLRDHSYVTEADIISTVEFNHTGELLATGDKGGRVVIFQREPESKHAPHSQGEYDVYSTFQSHEPEFDYLKSLEIEEKINKIKWLPQQNAAHSLLSTNDKTIKLWKITERDKRPEGYNLKDEEGKLKDLSTVTSLQVPVLKPMDLMVEVSPRRVFANGHTYHINSISVNSDCETYMSADDLRINLWHLGVTDRSFNIVDIKPANMEELTEVITAAEFHPLHCNLFVYSSSKGSLRLCDMRAAALCDKHSKLFEEPEDPSNRSFFSEIISSVSDVKFSHSGRYMLTRDYLTVKVWDLNMEARPIETYQVHDYLRSKLCSLYENDCIFDKFECAWNGSDSVIMTGAYNNFFRMFDRNTKRDVTLEASRESSKPRAVLKPRRVCVGSKRRRDDISVDSLDFTKKILHTAWHPAENIIAIAATNNLYIFQDKVNSEMH, from the exons ccgATATCATCTCTACCGTCGAGTTCAACCACACCGGCGAGCTGCTGGCCACCGGCGACAAGGGTGGTCGCGTGGTCATCTTCCAGCGGGAACCAGAG AGCAAACACGCGCCTCACAGCCAAGGCGAGTATGACGTCTACAGCACGTTCCAGAGCCACGAGCCCGAGTTCGACTATCTCAAGAGCCTGGAGATCGAGGagaagatcaacaagatcaaatgGCTCCCGCAGCAGAACGCGGCCCACTCCCTGCTGTCCACCAACG ATAAAACCATCAAACTCTGGAAGATTACCGAGCGGGACAAGAGGCCCGAGGGTTATAACCTGAAGGACGAGGAAGGAAAGCTCAAGGACCTGTCCACGGTGACGTCACTGCAG GTGCCCGTGCTGAAGCCCATGGACCTGATGGTGGAGGTCAGCCCCCGGAGGGTCTTCGCCAACGGCCACACCTACCACATCAACTCCATCTCCGTCAACAGCGACTGCGAGACCTACATGTCGGCCGACGACCTGCGCATCAACCTGTGGCACCTGGGAGTCACCGACCGCAGCTTCA ACATCGTGGACATCAAGCCGGCCAACATGGAGGAGCTGACCGAGGTGATCACGGCGGCCGAGTTCCACCCGCTCCACTGCAACCTGTTTGTGTACAGCAGCAGCAAGGGCTCCCTGCGGCTCTGCGACATGCGTGCGGCCGCCCTGTGCGACAAGCACTCCAAGC TCTTTGAAGAGCCTGAGGACCCGAGCAACCGCTCCTTCTTCTCGGAGATCATCTCCTCTGTGTCGGACGTGAAGTTCAGCCACAGCGGCCGCTACATGCTCACCCGGGATTACCTCACGGTCAAGGTCTGGGACCTGAACATGGAGGCGAGGCCCATAGAGACATACCAG GTCCACGACTACCTTCGGAGCAAGCTCTGCTCCCTGTACGAGAACGACTGCATCTTCGACAAGTTCGAGTGTGCCTGGAATGGCAGCGACAG CGTCATCATGACCGGAGCCTACAACAACTTCTTCCGCATGTTTGACCGCAACACCAAGCGTGATGTCACGCTGGAAGCCTCTCGGGAGAGCAGCAAGCCGCGGGCCGTGCTCAAGCCGCGGCGCGTGTGCGTGGGCAGCAAGCGGCGGCGTGACGACATCAGTGTGGACAGCCTGGACTTCACCAAGAAGATCCTGCACACGGCCTGGCACCCGGCCGAGAACATCATCGCCATCGCCGCCACCAACAACCTCTACATCTTCCAGGACAAGGTCAACTCAGAGATGCACTAG
- the PPP2R2C gene encoding protein phosphatase 2, regulatory subunit B, gamma isoform X2, protein MPSHRVPSEADIISTVEFNHTGELLATGDKGGRVVIFQREPESKHAPHSQGEYDVYSTFQSHEPEFDYLKSLEIEEKINKIKWLPQQNAAHSLLSTNDKTIKLWKITERDKRPEGYNLKDEEGKLKDLSTVTSLQVPVLKPMDLMVEVSPRRVFANGHTYHINSISVNSDCETYMSADDLRINLWHLGVTDRSFNIVDIKPANMEELTEVITAAEFHPLHCNLFVYSSSKGSLRLCDMRAAALCDKHSKLFEEPEDPSNRSFFSEIISSVSDVKFSHSGRYMLTRDYLTVKVWDLNMEARPIETYQVHDYLRSKLCSLYENDCIFDKFECAWNGSDSVIMTGAYNNFFRMFDRNTKRDVTLEASRESSKPRAVLKPRRVCVGSKRRRDDISVDSLDFTKKILHTAWHPAENIIAIAATNNLYIFQDKVNSEMH, encoded by the exons ccgATATCATCTCTACCGTCGAGTTCAACCACACCGGCGAGCTGCTGGCCACCGGCGACAAGGGTGGTCGCGTGGTCATCTTCCAGCGGGAACCAGAG AGCAAACACGCGCCTCACAGCCAAGGCGAGTATGACGTCTACAGCACGTTCCAGAGCCACGAGCCCGAGTTCGACTATCTCAAGAGCCTGGAGATCGAGGagaagatcaacaagatcaaatgGCTCCCGCAGCAGAACGCGGCCCACTCCCTGCTGTCCACCAACG ATAAAACCATCAAACTCTGGAAGATTACCGAGCGGGACAAGAGGCCCGAGGGTTATAACCTGAAGGACGAGGAAGGAAAGCTCAAGGACCTGTCCACGGTGACGTCACTGCAG GTGCCCGTGCTGAAGCCCATGGACCTGATGGTGGAGGTCAGCCCCCGGAGGGTCTTCGCCAACGGCCACACCTACCACATCAACTCCATCTCCGTCAACAGCGACTGCGAGACCTACATGTCGGCCGACGACCTGCGCATCAACCTGTGGCACCTGGGAGTCACCGACCGCAGCTTCA ACATCGTGGACATCAAGCCGGCCAACATGGAGGAGCTGACCGAGGTGATCACGGCGGCCGAGTTCCACCCGCTCCACTGCAACCTGTTTGTGTACAGCAGCAGCAAGGGCTCCCTGCGGCTCTGCGACATGCGTGCGGCCGCCCTGTGCGACAAGCACTCCAAGC TCTTTGAAGAGCCTGAGGACCCGAGCAACCGCTCCTTCTTCTCGGAGATCATCTCCTCTGTGTCGGACGTGAAGTTCAGCCACAGCGGCCGCTACATGCTCACCCGGGATTACCTCACGGTCAAGGTCTGGGACCTGAACATGGAGGCGAGGCCCATAGAGACATACCAG GTCCACGACTACCTTCGGAGCAAGCTCTGCTCCCTGTACGAGAACGACTGCATCTTCGACAAGTTCGAGTGTGCCTGGAATGGCAGCGACAG CGTCATCATGACCGGAGCCTACAACAACTTCTTCCGCATGTTTGACCGCAACACCAAGCGTGATGTCACGCTGGAAGCCTCTCGGGAGAGCAGCAAGCCGCGGGCCGTGCTCAAGCCGCGGCGCGTGTGCGTGGGCAGCAAGCGGCGGCGTGACGACATCAGTGTGGACAGCCTGGACTTCACCAAGAAGATCCTGCACACGGCCTGGCACCCGGCCGAGAACATCATCGCCATCGCCGCCACCAACAACCTCTACATCTTCCAGGACAAGGTCAACTCAGAGATGCACTAG